A window of the Lysinibacillus irui genome harbors these coding sequences:
- a CDS encoding anti-sigma regulatory factor, protein MTCKSSVEIITEWDIVAARQLGRKEAKALGFGTVDQARITTAVSELARNIYLYASIGRIEIERIETETEKKIVVIATDQGPGIEDVRKVMGEGYSTSGGLGAGLPGVKRLMDSLDIQSVVGVGTTIRAEKWLR, encoded by the coding sequence GTGACATGTAAGTCTTCGGTTGAAATTATTACAGAATGGGATATTGTTGCAGCAAGACAACTGGGGCGCAAGGAAGCAAAAGCACTTGGATTTGGCACTGTTGATCAGGCTCGCATCACCACAGCAGTAAGTGAATTAGCAAGAAATATATATTTATATGCGAGTATTGGTAGAATTGAGATTGAAAGAATTGAGACGGAAACTGAAAAGAAAATAGTGGTTATTGCAACTGATCAAGGACCAGGTATTGAAGATGTTCGAAAAGTAATGGGAGAAGGCTATTCTACTTCTGGAGGGCTAGGCGCTGGTTTACCAGGCGTTAAGCGATTGATGGACAGCTTAGATATTCAATCTGTAGTTGGGGTAGGTACAACAATAAGGGCGGAAAAATGGTTGCGTTAG
- a CDS encoding type II toxin-antitoxin system PemK/MazF family toxin, producing the protein MNVKRGDVFFADLSPVIGSEQGGTRPVLIIQNDIGNRFSPTVIIAAITAQIQKAKLPTHVEINAEKYGFERDSVILLEQVRTIDKSRLTDRITQLDHAVMEKVDGALMISLGLVKF; encoded by the coding sequence TTGAATGTAAAACGTGGTGACGTTTTTTTTGCAGACTTATCACCGGTAATAGGTTCTGAGCAAGGAGGCACTAGACCGGTGCTGATTATTCAAAATGATATTGGCAATCGATTTAGTCCGACTGTCATCATCGCAGCTATCACTGCACAGATTCAAAAGGCAAAGTTACCGACACACGTTGAAATCAATGCTGAAAAGTATGGTTTTGAACGTGATTCGGTTATTTTGCTAGAACAAGTGCGGACAATTGATAAGTCAAGATTGACGGATCGTATTACGCAACTTGATCATGCTGTGATGGAAAAAGTAGATGGGGCGTTGATGATTAGTTTAGGTCTGGTTAAATTTTGA
- the alr gene encoding alanine racemase, with the protein MKTQQYFRPTKAMINLKAIQQNVKNLKEFLQPNVQIIAVVKANAYGHGDVAVARAALEAGATILAVATPDEALHIRAHFEEPDILVLGASPVSFAPYAAQQRIILTVFAEDWIQQAAPLLANESLPLRLHIKVDSGMGRIGIRSEQELLALYQTIQSIDNVEIDGIFTHFATADEEETTYFNQQVQLFERCLSEMPFKPRLVHAANTAASFIKDSNLQYDAVRYGISMYGLAPSSYVESNLPFPLHPAFALESELVHVKQIKSGDSVGYGATYVAPTDMWIGTIPIGYADGVIRKLGGQEVLIDGQRMPIIGRICMDQCMVALPKAYAIGEKVTLIGQQGQNVISVDEWATKLDTINYEVPCIITARVPRIYF; encoded by the coding sequence ATGAAGACACAGCAATATTTTCGACCAACCAAAGCAATGATAAATTTGAAAGCAATCCAACAAAACGTTAAAAATTTAAAAGAGTTTTTACAACCTAATGTTCAAATAATTGCTGTAGTAAAGGCAAATGCATACGGTCACGGAGATGTAGCTGTTGCAAGGGCAGCTCTTGAGGCTGGTGCCACAATTCTTGCGGTTGCTACGCCCGATGAGGCATTACATATTCGAGCACATTTTGAAGAACCAGACATACTAGTATTAGGAGCATCTCCAGTTTCATTTGCGCCATATGCTGCACAGCAGCGTATAATTCTTACAGTCTTTGCAGAAGATTGGATTCAGCAAGCTGCTCCTCTGTTAGCAAACGAATCACTTCCTTTACGACTACATATAAAAGTAGATAGCGGGATGGGGAGAATAGGCATTCGCTCAGAGCAAGAATTATTAGCCCTATATCAAACAATACAGTCTATAGATAACGTGGAAATTGATGGAATTTTTACACACTTTGCAACAGCAGATGAAGAAGAAACAACTTACTTTAATCAGCAAGTACAGTTATTTGAGAGATGTTTATCCGAAATGCCTTTTAAGCCTAGACTTGTTCATGCAGCCAATACAGCAGCCTCCTTTATAAAGGATTCAAACTTACAATATGACGCTGTTAGATATGGAATTTCTATGTATGGATTAGCACCTTCATCTTACGTGGAAAGCAATTTACCATTTCCATTACATCCTGCATTTGCGCTTGAAAGTGAACTTGTTCATGTGAAGCAAATCAAATCAGGTGATTCGGTTGGATATGGAGCTACATATGTTGCTCCAACAGATATGTGGATAGGAACGATTCCGATTGGCTACGCGGATGGTGTTATTCGCAAGTTGGGCGGACAAGAGGTATTAATTGATGGCCAAAGAATGCCGATTATCGGACGAATTTGTATGGACCAATGTATGGTTGCACTACCAAAAGCATATGCTATAGGTGAGAAGGTAACACTCATTGGCCAACAAGGGCAGAATGTAATTTCTGTTGATGAATGGGCAACTAAACTTGATACAATTAATTATGAAGTACCATGCATTATAACTGCAAGAGTTCCTAGAATATACTTTTAA
- a CDS encoding LolA family protein, with protein MGNRIVKWLVLLCTILLLSACGAASQEKVLKKVNGKWAETNGYELNATMEIKSGGEPRNYDVTVWHTKPDFYRVEVMESGKDVSQMIVRNADGVFVVTPTLNKMYKFQSDWPKKNSQAYLIGALAEDLAEDKNLVMKEEEKAYIFEAATRNSYKNSMPHQVITVDKKTLLPTSVVIMNDVKEEQIRINFKKIKLGVQHAAKEYAVEQFTDKDNTKGEQATPTDKEGQEEQDDKEAVGAEVEYQEFQTHYPVLSWAQLANEKVVQEGGMERVILTFDGEKAFTVMQQPVTKESAMLPVASPGDPVDLGFTIGAITDTSISWEKDGVEFFVASSKLTREEMIEVATSMTISSMK; from the coding sequence GTGGGCAACCGTATAGTTAAATGGCTCGTCTTACTTTGTACGATATTACTTCTGTCGGCATGTGGTGCAGCCTCACAGGAAAAAGTGTTGAAGAAAGTGAATGGTAAATGGGCAGAGACTAATGGCTATGAGTTAAATGCAACGATGGAGATTAAATCTGGAGGAGAGCCAAGAAATTATGATGTTACAGTATGGCATACAAAACCAGATTTCTATCGAGTAGAGGTAATGGAAAGTGGGAAAGATGTTTCACAAATGATTGTGCGTAATGCTGATGGCGTTTTTGTTGTAACACCGACATTAAACAAAATGTATAAGTTCCAAAGCGATTGGCCGAAGAAAAATAGTCAAGCCTATTTAATTGGAGCTCTAGCAGAAGATTTAGCGGAAGATAAAAATCTTGTCATGAAAGAGGAAGAAAAAGCATATATATTTGAAGCGGCTACTAGAAACAGCTATAAGAATAGTATGCCTCATCAAGTGATTACAGTAGATAAGAAAACGCTATTGCCAACTTCTGTTGTCATTATGAATGATGTAAAAGAAGAACAAATTCGCATTAACTTTAAGAAAATTAAGCTAGGTGTACAACATGCTGCAAAAGAGTATGCAGTTGAGCAATTTACAGATAAAGATAACACGAAAGGTGAACAAGCTACACCTACTGACAAAGAGGGGCAAGAAGAACAAGACGACAAAGAAGCTGTTGGTGCAGAGGTTGAATATCAAGAATTCCAAACACATTATCCTGTCTTAAGTTGGGCACAGTTGGCTAATGAGAAAGTTGTGCAGGAAGGTGGAATGGAAAGAGTTATCTTAACATTCGATGGTGAAAAGGCATTTACAGTTATGCAACAACCAGTTACGAAGGAAAGCGCAATGTTGCCAGTTGCATCACCTGGTGATCCTGTTGACCTAGGCTTTACAATTGGTGCTATTACAGATACATCGATTAGTTGGGAAAAAGATGGTGTTGAATTCTTTGTAGCTTCAAGCAAATTAACACGAGAAGAAATGATTGAAGTTGCTACATCCATGACGATAAGTAGTATGAAGTAG
- the acpS gene encoding holo-ACP synthase, protein MIKGIGLDIVEIDRIAKAMKRTNKFKDRILTDKEKSLFEAYSETRKIEFLAGRFAAKEAFSKAVGTGLGEQCKLHDMEILKGEAGNPILYFKGELVNGFVSITHSKQYAAAQVILLE, encoded by the coding sequence ATGATTAAGGGAATTGGACTCGACATTGTAGAAATAGACCGTATTGCAAAAGCGATGAAACGTACAAATAAATTTAAAGACCGTATTCTAACCGATAAGGAAAAAAGTTTATTTGAAGCCTATTCAGAAACTCGTAAAATAGAATTTTTGGCAGGACGATTTGCTGCTAAAGAAGCATTTTCGAAAGCGGTGGGAACTGGCCTTGGGGAACAATGTAAGCTCCATGATATGGAGATATTAAAGGGGGAGGCAGGGAATCCGATTTTATATTTTAAAGGGGAGCTTGTCAATGGATTTGTTAGTATTACACATTCCAAGCAATATGCAGCCGCTCAAGTAATCTTATTAGAATAA
- a CDS encoding rhomboid family intramembrane serine protease, whose translation MFSRTENFKQYTKYYPIVSTLIAINLILYVLSLLPGIGTLLWNFGIQANFLIQSGEWWRVFSAMFLHAGFMHTFFNMFSLYLFGPELEKIAGKARFITIYLVSGIVGNMATYVFYDSSYTSLGASGAIFGIFGAFGALVYYTRRTMPMLRKLILPIIVISVIMTFLQPNVNVYAHLGGLVTGFILGLVYLHPKRILSWRKQKMAGRP comes from the coding sequence ATGTTTAGTAGAACAGAAAATTTTAAGCAATACACAAAGTATTACCCTATTGTTTCAACGTTAATAGCAATTAATCTAATTCTCTATGTATTGTCTCTTTTACCCGGCATAGGAACACTTTTGTGGAATTTCGGAATCCAAGCAAATTTCCTGATTCAAAGTGGTGAATGGTGGCGTGTATTTTCTGCAATGTTTTTACATGCAGGATTTATGCATACGTTTTTTAATATGTTTTCATTATATCTCTTTGGACCAGAGCTAGAAAAAATCGCAGGCAAAGCACGCTTCATTACAATTTATTTAGTTTCAGGCATTGTAGGCAACATGGCAACCTATGTATTCTATGATAGTAGCTATACGAGTCTTGGTGCAAGTGGGGCTATTTTTGGTATTTTTGGTGCTTTTGGGGCATTGGTTTACTATACGCGTCGTACAATGCCAATGCTTCGTAAGCTCATTTTACCAATCATCGTCATCAGTGTCATTATGACTTTTCTTCAACCAAATGTGAATGTCTATGCACATTTAGGCGGTTTAGTAACAGGATTCATTCTAGGACTTGTCTATTTACATCCGAAAAGAATCTTAAGCTGGCGTAAACAGAAAATGGCGGGTAGACCATAA
- a CDS encoding GNAT family N-acetyltransferase, translating to MFKYVINESAYLKLLDLSDVDELFALTDRSRDTLREWLPFVDDVKTVTDTERFVKRAMQQYADHNGIQAGIYYDGKLAGVIGYHQINWQHKWTSIGYWLGNEFVGKGLVTNSMKALIDYAFYYLKLNRIEVRVAVGNIRSRTIPKVLGFHEEGRLRDAEWLYDHHVDQVVYGITAAEWKKIKMANEATVVL from the coding sequence TTGTTTAAATATGTTATTAATGAAAGTGCTTATCTGAAGCTATTGGATTTAAGTGATGTAGATGAATTATTTGCCTTAACTGACCGTTCAAGGGATACATTACGTGAATGGTTACCTTTTGTAGATGATGTCAAAACAGTAACAGATACCGAGCGATTTGTAAAAAGGGCTATGCAACAATATGCTGATCACAATGGTATACAGGCGGGGATATATTATGATGGAAAGTTAGCGGGTGTGATAGGGTATCATCAAATCAACTGGCAGCATAAATGGACAAGCATTGGCTACTGGTTAGGGAATGAATTTGTGGGTAAGGGACTTGTAACGAATTCCATGAAAGCATTGATTGATTATGCTTTTTACTATTTAAAGTTAAATCGTATTGAGGTACGTGTAGCTGTAGGAAATATTCGTAGTCGTACAATTCCAAAGGTGCTAGGCTTCCATGAGGAAGGGCGCCTAAGGGATGCGGAATGGCTTTATGATCATCATGTGGATCAAGTAGTTTATGGTATAACAGCAGCGGAATGGAAAAAAATAAAGATGGCAAATGAAGCTACAGTAGTTTTGTAG
- a CDS encoding PH domain-containing protein: MSKEINRLHPISAVITSVKALKSMILPIVIIIVSNGFNFSLNFRSDHFFDTILLFGVWGVAALLALIGGIIKWRTFVYWFEDGELRVTYGLFVKKKRYIPFERIQSLNYNEGIFHRLFGLVKVQVETAGSKGGKPEVELTAIRKAAADVIELEMRRAKNETVLQRDDQEQVQIMEEARSTPTIYHMSMRDLLVLATTSGGIGVVLSGLAAVASQFSDIIPYETVFHELADFVKVGAFLIALTVMLVLIVAWVVSVVITLINYYNYTVRIEDNKLIITKGLLEKKRITLPLNRIQAIRIVENPLRQLTGFATVVVESAGGNGEDGNDKKITLFPLIKKHDCLQTLEQLFPDMDWNPTFIRSPKKARPFFYRIDFIWLVPVIGACSYFFYPYGLLSLLLIPLTILLGIWQHKTAGFQINGKQLAMQYRVFSRITLIMEKKRIQSIESTQSFFQKRKNVMSIKATVMSGATGTKGSVSSLEQQDAEKILTWYEH, encoded by the coding sequence ATGTCTAAGGAGATTAATCGTTTACATCCAATATCTGCTGTGATTACGAGCGTCAAAGCATTAAAAAGTATGATATTACCAATTGTGATTATTATCGTAAGTAACGGCTTTAATTTTTCTTTAAACTTCCGTAGTGACCATTTTTTTGATACGATTTTACTTTTCGGAGTGTGGGGAGTCGCGGCCCTTCTTGCGCTCATTGGGGGAATTATAAAATGGCGGACATTTGTTTACTGGTTTGAAGACGGGGAGTTACGTGTAACATATGGGTTATTTGTTAAAAAGAAGCGTTATATTCCATTTGAACGCATTCAAAGCTTAAATTACAACGAGGGTATTTTTCATCGTCTTTTTGGTTTAGTGAAAGTTCAAGTAGAAACGGCTGGTAGTAAGGGAGGTAAACCTGAGGTCGAGCTAACAGCCATTCGCAAAGCCGCAGCAGATGTTATTGAATTAGAAATGCGTCGCGCTAAAAATGAAACAGTTCTACAACGGGATGATCAAGAGCAAGTACAGATCATGGAGGAAGCTAGATCAACTCCAACGATTTACCATATGTCCATGCGTGATTTACTCGTATTAGCAACAACATCTGGTGGAATTGGCGTGGTACTGTCAGGTCTTGCAGCTGTTGCCTCACAGTTTTCCGATATTATACCGTATGAAACAGTTTTTCATGAGTTAGCTGACTTTGTGAAAGTCGGTGCATTTTTAATAGCGTTAACGGTAATGTTGGTTTTAATTGTAGCTTGGGTTGTATCGGTGGTCATAACATTGATTAACTATTATAATTACACGGTTCGTATTGAAGATAATAAACTGATTATCACAAAAGGTCTTTTAGAGAAAAAGCGTATAACGCTGCCATTGAATCGAATTCAAGCCATTCGTATTGTTGAAAATCCATTACGTCAATTAACAGGATTTGCTACGGTGGTTGTAGAAAGTGCTGGAGGTAACGGTGAAGATGGAAATGATAAAAAAATTACGTTGTTTCCACTTATTAAGAAGCATGATTGTTTGCAAACATTAGAGCAGCTTTTCCCAGATATGGATTGGAATCCAACATTTATTCGATCACCAAAAAAGGCGAGACCATTCTTTTATCGTATTGATTTTATTTGGTTAGTCCCTGTTATAGGTGCATGTAGTTATTTCTTTTATCCATATGGACTATTGTCGTTGCTATTAATCCCATTAACGATACTACTTGGTATATGGCAACATAAAACAGCGGGTTTCCAAATTAATGGAAAACAACTAGCTATGCAGTATCGAGTATTTAGTCGAATTACATTGATCATGGAGAAAAAACGAATACAGTCTATTGAAAGTACACAATCGTTCTTTCAAAAACGAAAGAATGTTATGTCTATTAAAGCAACAGTAATGTCAGGGGCAACAGGTACAAAAGGAAGTGTATCAAGCCTTGAGCAACAAGATGCGGAAAAGATCTTAACGTGGTATGAACATTAA
- a CDS encoding PH domain-containing protein codes for MRSQPIHQISRKGLTVWRLYGVIQTLVLFIIAGLVSYGTYYFDWPSFIYFVAGAVVILSAILSIFLFPKIRWERWRYEVREHEIEVQHGLFVVKRTLIPMVRVQHVDTTQGPILKKYDLGNISISTAATVHTIPALVMGEADLLRARISDLARVAEDDV; via the coding sequence ATGAGATCACAACCGATTCATCAAATATCCAGAAAAGGGCTAACTGTGTGGCGTTTATATGGAGTCATACAAACATTGGTGCTATTCATTATAGCGGGGCTAGTAAGCTACGGTACTTATTATTTTGATTGGCCATCATTTATTTATTTCGTTGCTGGTGCAGTAGTAATACTAAGCGCCATATTATCCATATTTTTATTCCCAAAAATAAGATGGGAACGATGGCGTTATGAGGTCCGAGAACATGAAATTGAAGTACAACATGGTTTATTTGTAGTGAAACGGACTTTAATCCCAATGGTTCGGGTTCAACATGTTGATACGACACAAGGGCCGATTTTAAAAAAATACGACTTAGGTAATATTTCTATCTCAACAGCAGCAACTGTACATACGATTCCAGCACTTGTAATGGGTGAAGCAGATTTACTTCGTGCTCGTATCTCTGATTTAGCAAGGGTGGCTGAAGATGATGTCTAA
- a CDS encoding DEAD/DEAH box helicase, whose amino-acid sequence MTNFSELNISESTLRSVKRMGFEEATPIQEGTIRFAIEGRDVLGQAQTGTGKTAAFGIPLIEKIDPKNPNIQALVIAPTRELAIQVSEELYKIGYDKRVKLLSVYGGQEIGRQIRALKNRPQIIVGTPGRIIDHINRRTLKLEDVQTLVLDEADEMLNMGFIDDINSILENVPAERQTLLFSATMPPAIRKIAETFMRDPEIVKIKAKELTVDNIDQYFVKSAEREKFDILSRLLNVHQPELAIIFGRTKRRVDELAQALSIRGYLAEGIHGDLSQAKRISVLRQFKENKIDILVATDVAARGLDISGVTHVYNFDIPQDPESYVHRIGRTGRAGKSGLAVTFVTPREMGYLRIVEETTKKRMTPLRPPTSDEALEGQQRLAVETLEGLIANNNLGDYRTFAAELLENHEAIDVVAAALRSLTKEPDDTPVTITEERPLPMRRERSSNNRGGGDRGRSNRSYGGRRDNARSGDRRNSRREGGRREGGRREGGQGRSRSPRRHED is encoded by the coding sequence TTGACAAATTTTTCAGAATTAAATATTAGCGAATCTACATTACGCTCAGTAAAGCGTATGGGATTTGAAGAAGCAACACCAATCCAAGAAGGTACTATTCGTTTTGCGATTGAAGGCCGTGACGTATTAGGTCAAGCACAAACTGGTACTGGTAAAACTGCCGCTTTCGGGATTCCACTAATTGAAAAAATCGATCCAAAAAACCCTAATATTCAAGCGTTAGTCATCGCACCAACTCGTGAGTTAGCTATTCAAGTTTCTGAAGAGCTATATAAAATTGGTTATGACAAACGCGTAAAATTATTATCAGTTTACGGAGGTCAAGAAATTGGCCGTCAAATTCGTGCACTGAAAAATAGACCTCAAATCATTGTTGGTACGCCAGGACGTATTATTGATCATATTAATCGTCGTACGTTAAAATTAGAAGATGTTCAAACATTAGTATTAGATGAAGCAGATGAAATGTTAAACATGGGCTTTATCGATGATATTAATTCGATCTTAGAAAACGTGCCTGCTGAGCGTCAAACATTATTGTTCTCAGCAACAATGCCACCAGCAATCCGTAAAATTGCAGAAACATTTATGCGCGATCCAGAAATTGTGAAAATTAAAGCGAAAGAATTGACTGTAGACAATATTGATCAATATTTTGTTAAGTCAGCTGAACGTGAAAAGTTCGATATTTTATCTCGTCTTTTAAATGTTCACCAGCCAGAGCTTGCGATTATTTTTGGTCGTACAAAACGTCGTGTAGATGAGCTTGCACAGGCCCTATCAATTCGTGGATATTTAGCTGAAGGTATTCATGGTGATTTAAGTCAAGCGAAGCGTATCTCTGTATTACGTCAATTTAAAGAAAATAAAATTGATATTCTTGTTGCGACAGATGTAGCAGCTCGTGGACTTGATATTTCTGGTGTAACACATGTTTACAACTTTGATATCCCTCAAGATCCAGAATCTTATGTTCACCGAATCGGACGTACTGGCCGTGCGGGTAAATCAGGTCTTGCTGTAACATTTGTTACTCCACGTGAAATGGGTTACTTACGTATTGTAGAAGAAACAACGAAAAAACGTATGACACCACTTCGTCCACCAACATCTGATGAAGCATTAGAAGGTCAACAACGTTTAGCTGTAGAAACACTTGAAGGTCTTATTGCTAATAATAATTTAGGTGATTACCGCACATTTGCAGCGGAATTACTTGAAAATCATGAAGCAATTGATGTTGTGGCAGCTGCTCTTCGCTCGTTAACGAAAGAGCCTGATGATACACCGGTAACAATCACAGAAGAACGTCCATTACCAATGCGACGTGAACGTTCTAGCAATAATCGTGGTGGTGGTGACCGTGGCCGCAGTAACCGTAGCTATGGCGGACGTCGTGACAATGCTCGCAGTGGAGATCGCCGCAATAGCCGTCGCGAAGGTGGTCGCCGTGAAGGCGGACGTCGTGAAGGTGGACAAGGTCGTTCTCGTTCTCCACGCCGTCACGAAGACTAA
- a CDS encoding alpha/beta hydrolase: MSVGVLSIHGFSGGPYEVEPFTAYLRAHTDWLVEEPTLSGHGEELHMSGFTARHWLMDAELAFRSLAKKVDEVIIVGFSMGGIIALYLAKRYRVKKLVLLSAAAKYVSPKQLVKDFKMLASEAYHHNLTNNELFLRYQHKFNNVPLASTIEFMKLVKMVEPYYQHIQIPVYIVQGKMDGIVPYQTAQFLFDELSSKEKNLYFSDKGKHHICFEEDCSEWFPQVLMFLKGE, from the coding sequence TTGTCAGTAGGTGTACTAAGTATACATGGTTTTTCAGGTGGTCCTTATGAGGTGGAGCCATTCACAGCATACTTACGGGCACATACAGATTGGTTAGTTGAAGAGCCTACATTATCAGGCCATGGAGAAGAATTACATATGAGTGGGTTTACTGCAAGGCATTGGTTAATGGATGCTGAACTCGCCTTCCGGTCATTAGCAAAAAAAGTTGATGAGGTCATAATTGTTGGTTTTTCGATGGGAGGGATTATCGCGTTATATTTGGCCAAGCGCTATAGAGTAAAAAAGCTCGTATTGCTGAGTGCCGCTGCTAAATATGTAAGCCCTAAACAATTGGTAAAGGATTTCAAAATGTTAGCTTCTGAAGCCTATCATCATAATTTAACGAATAATGAACTTTTTTTACGCTATCAACATAAGTTTAACAATGTACCATTAGCGTCAACAATAGAATTTATGAAATTGGTTAAAATGGTGGAACCTTATTATCAGCATATTCAAATTCCAGTTTATATCGTGCAAGGGAAAATGGATGGAATAGTACCCTACCAGACGGCACAATTTCTCTTTGATGAATTATCCTCTAAAGAAAAAAACTTGTATTTTTCTGATAAAGGTAAGCATCATATATGTTTTGAAGAAGATTGTTCTGAATGGTTTCCTCAAGTTTTAATGTTTTTAAAGGGTGAGTAA
- a CDS encoding UDP-N-acetylmuramoyl-tripeptide--D-alanyl-D-alanine ligase, which produces MKKTLKQLAAWLNEDVSVLGDTVVSGISIDTRTIQQGDLFVPFRGEHSNGHQFVNQAFEKGAGASLWQKDEPNPPEGVPLLFVDDPELALQEMARAYRNEHKATFIGITGSNGKTSTKDILAGTLAPFFKVQKTIGNFNNQLGLPITVLQLDEDTDVAVLEMGMSGFGEIEFLSKLARPHMTVITNIGEAHMQDLGSRAGIAKAKFEIIQGMQPDGLLFYDGDEPLLQELVAKESHLQSVPFGLDPSNLLYAENIHANADGSNFTTHGIIEGDFFISVLGKHQVKNTLVAMLISHKLGLSNEQIRTSLEHVVLTDMRMQQVQGSNGALFINDAYNAAPTSVKAAIQFMATSTIRPEKWLVLGDMLELGPNEQSFHEELAEHINEQEIDYICLFGPRMAHLYKVLKERFDAQRLLYVEDDYSAIIEKLKQANESSIVLLKGSRGMKLETVLKAFAL; this is translated from the coding sequence GTGAAAAAAACATTAAAACAATTAGCTGCATGGTTAAATGAGGATGTGTCAGTTTTAGGTGACACAGTTGTATCAGGTATATCCATTGATACAAGAACAATTCAACAGGGCGATTTATTTGTACCATTCCGTGGAGAGCATTCAAATGGGCATCAGTTTGTGAATCAAGCATTTGAGAAAGGTGCTGGAGCTTCTCTATGGCAAAAAGACGAGCCAAATCCACCAGAAGGGGTCCCTTTATTATTTGTGGATGACCCAGAGTTAGCTTTGCAGGAAATGGCACGTGCGTATCGTAACGAACATAAAGCAACATTTATAGGCATAACAGGGTCAAATGGTAAAACATCAACAAAGGATATTTTAGCAGGGACACTTGCTCCATTTTTTAAAGTACAAAAGACTATTGGGAACTTTAATAATCAATTAGGTTTACCAATTACAGTTTTACAACTCGATGAAGATACTGATGTAGCTGTCCTTGAAATGGGTATGAGTGGTTTTGGGGAAATTGAATTTTTATCTAAGCTTGCTCGTCCTCATATGACAGTTATAACAAATATCGGTGAAGCCCATATGCAAGATTTAGGATCACGAGCAGGTATTGCGAAAGCGAAGTTTGAAATTATTCAAGGAATGCAGCCAGATGGCCTTTTATTCTATGATGGAGACGAACCACTGTTACAGGAGTTAGTAGCTAAGGAGTCACACTTACAGTCAGTGCCATTTGGATTAGACCCAAGTAATCTTTTATATGCTGAGAATATTCATGCCAATGCAGATGGAAGTAACTTCACAACGCACGGTATAATTGAGGGTGATTTCTTTATTTCAGTTCTTGGCAAGCATCAAGTGAAAAATACACTAGTGGCGATGCTAATTTCTCATAAGCTTGGTTTAAGCAATGAACAAATTCGTACATCCTTAGAGCATGTAGTGTTAACAGACATGAGAATGCAACAAGTACAGGGATCGAATGGTGCTCTCTTTATAAACGATGCCTATAATGCAGCTCCAACCTCGGTGAAAGCCGCTATTCAATTTATGGCTACTTCAACTATTCGTCCTGAAAAATGGCTTGTATTAGGAGACATGTTAGAGCTAGGGCCAAATGAACAAAGTTTTCATGAAGAACTAGCGGAGCATATAAATGAGCAGGAAATAGATTATATCTGTTTATTTGGTCCTCGTATGGCACATCTTTATAAAGTATTAAAAGAGCGCTTTGATGCACAACGGTTACTGTATGTAGAAGATGATTATTCGGCTATTATTGAAAAGCTAAAGCAAGCAAATGAATCCTCTATCGTTTTACTGAAAGGCTCACGTGGTATGAAATTGGAGACAGTTTTAAAAGCATTTGCATTATAG